Proteins encoded by one window of Superficieibacter sp. HKU1:
- the fepC gene encoding iron-enterobactin ABC transporter ATP-binding protein, which translates to MTDTSTRLHGDTLTLAYGKKTIAESLSVAIPDGHFTAIIGPNGCGKSTLLRTLSRLMTPTHGQVYLDGEQIQRFASKEVAKRIGLLAQNATTPGDITVQELVARGRYPHQPLFTRWRQEDELAVTRAMQATRITDLAGQNVDTLSGGQRQRAWIAMVLAQETAIMLLDEPTTWLDISHQIELLELLSELNREKGYTLAAVLHDLNQACRYATHLIALLEGKIVAEGAPKEIVTAELIERIYGMKCVIIDDPVAGTPLVVPLGRRGVQE; encoded by the coding sequence ATGACCGACACCTCAACCCGCCTGCACGGCGACACGTTGACCCTGGCCTACGGCAAAAAAACCATCGCCGAATCGCTGAGCGTAGCGATCCCCGACGGTCATTTCACGGCGATTATCGGCCCGAACGGCTGCGGCAAATCCACGCTGCTGCGCACTTTAAGCCGTCTGATGACGCCGACGCACGGTCAGGTGTACCTCGACGGCGAGCAGATCCAGCGCTTCGCCAGTAAAGAGGTGGCGAAACGCATCGGCCTGCTGGCGCAGAATGCCACCACGCCCGGTGATATTACCGTACAGGAACTGGTAGCGCGGGGACGCTACCCGCACCAGCCGTTGTTTACCCGCTGGCGTCAGGAGGATGAACTGGCGGTCACCCGTGCGATGCAGGCCACCCGCATTACTGATTTAGCCGGGCAGAATGTCGATACCCTCTCCGGCGGCCAGCGCCAGCGGGCATGGATTGCGATGGTGCTGGCCCAGGAAACCGCCATCATGCTGCTGGATGAGCCGACTACCTGGCTGGACATCAGCCATCAGATTGAGTTGCTGGAACTGCTGAGCGAGCTGAACCGCGAGAAAGGCTACACTCTGGCGGCGGTGCTGCACGATCTCAATCAGGCCTGTCGCTACGCCACGCATTTGATTGCCCTGCTGGAAGGCAAAATTGTCGCCGAGGGCGCGCCCAAGGAGATCGTCACGGCGGAGCTGATTGAGAGGATCTACGGCATGAAGTGCGTGATTATCGATGACCCGGTAGCGGGAACGCCGCTGGTGGTACCGCTGGGGCGAAGGGGTGTGCAGGAGTAA
- the fepG gene encoding iron-enterobactin ABC transporter permease, translating into MNAPSRRLIFCFFILLAASLLLALWSLCSGAVTLQPAQVLAALSGDAPRNIALVVNEWRLPRVLMALVTGAALGVSGAIFQSLMRNPLGSPDVMGLNTGAWSGVLVAMVLFGQHLTAITLAATIGGILTALIVWALAWRNGIETFRLIIIGIGIRAMLMAFNTWLLLKASLETALSAGLWYAGSLNGLTWAKTWPAAPLIFIMLACATLLVRRLRLLEMGDDTACALGISVERSRLLLMLVAVLLTAASTALAGPISFIALVAPHIARRLSGTARWGLTQSALCGALLLLAADFCAQRVFLPYQLPVGVVTVSLGGIYLIVLLIQESRKR; encoded by the coding sequence ATGAACGCGCCTTCACGCCGTCTGATTTTCTGCTTTTTCATTCTGCTGGCAGCCAGCCTGCTGCTGGCCCTGTGGAGCCTGTGCAGCGGTGCGGTGACGCTGCAACCTGCTCAGGTGCTGGCCGCGCTGTCTGGCGATGCGCCGCGCAACATTGCGCTGGTGGTCAACGAATGGCGGTTGCCGCGCGTGCTGATGGCGCTGGTGACCGGAGCCGCGCTCGGGGTAAGCGGGGCGATCTTCCAGTCGCTGATGCGCAACCCGCTCGGCAGCCCGGATGTGATGGGCCTGAACACCGGCGCCTGGAGTGGGGTGCTGGTGGCGATGGTGCTTTTTGGCCAGCATCTGACCGCCATTACCCTGGCAGCGACGATCGGCGGCATTCTGACCGCGCTTATCGTGTGGGCGCTGGCGTGGCGCAACGGCATTGAAACCTTTCGTCTGATTATTATCGGCATTGGCATTCGCGCCATGCTGATGGCCTTTAATACCTGGCTACTGCTGAAGGCGTCGCTGGAGACGGCGCTGTCCGCCGGATTATGGTACGCCGGGTCGCTCAACGGGCTGACCTGGGCCAAAACCTGGCCTGCCGCGCCGCTGATTTTCATTATGCTGGCCTGCGCCACCCTGCTGGTACGGCGGCTGCGGCTGCTGGAAATGGGCGACGATACCGCCTGCGCGCTGGGGATCAGCGTTGAGCGCTCCCGCCTGCTGCTGATGCTGGTCGCGGTCCTGCTGACCGCCGCCTCCACCGCCCTCGCCGGACCGATCTCCTTTATTGCCCTGGTCGCGCCGCACATTGCCCGCCGCCTCAGCGGCACCGCGCGCTGGGGCTTAACCCAGTCGGCGCTGTGTGGCGCGCTACTGCTGCTGGCCGCAGATTTCTGCGCCCAGCGCGTTTTCCTGCCCTACCAGCTTCCGGTGGGCGTGGTCACCGTCAGCCTCGGCGGTATCTACCTCATCGTGTTACTTATTCAGGAGTCACGCAAAAGATGA
- the fepD gene encoding Fe(3+)-siderophore ABC transporter permease, producing the protein MSHSPSLVRAIALPGLLILLLAAAALSLLTGAKPLPFTVVVDALTGTCQSADCTIVLDARLPRTLAGLLAGAALGLAGALMQTLTRNPLADPGILGVNAGASFAIVLGAALLGIASPQELLIMAFCGALAATLLVAFTGSQGGGQLSPVRLTLAGVALSAVLEGLSSGIALLNPDVYDRLRFWQAGSLDIRTLQTLKVVVIPVMIAAAAALLLSRSLNSLSLGSDTATALGNKVARTQLIGLLVITVLCGSATAVVGPIAFIGLMMPHLSRWLMGADHRWSLPATLLATPSLLLFADVLGRLLVPGELRVSVVSAFIGAPVLIWLVRRRQAGGLR; encoded by the coding sequence ATGTCGCACTCCCCTTCCCTGGTTCGGGCCATTGCGCTACCGGGACTATTGATATTATTGCTGGCCGCCGCCGCCCTCAGTTTGCTCACTGGCGCGAAACCCTTGCCCTTTACCGTGGTGGTGGATGCCCTGACGGGAACCTGCCAGAGCGCCGATTGCACCATCGTCCTTGACGCGCGCCTGCCGCGCACCCTTGCCGGACTGCTGGCTGGCGCGGCCCTCGGACTGGCGGGCGCGCTAATGCAGACCCTTACCCGCAATCCGCTGGCCGATCCCGGCATTCTCGGCGTCAACGCCGGTGCCAGTTTTGCTATCGTGCTGGGTGCCGCCCTGCTCGGTATCGCCTCCCCACAGGAGCTGCTCATAATGGCGTTTTGCGGCGCGCTGGCGGCGACGCTGCTGGTCGCCTTTACCGGCAGTCAGGGTGGAGGGCAGCTCAGCCCGGTTCGCCTGACGCTGGCGGGCGTGGCGCTGAGCGCCGTGCTGGAAGGCCTTTCCAGCGGCATCGCATTGCTTAACCCGGACGTTTACGATCGGCTGCGTTTCTGGCAGGCAGGGTCGCTGGATATTCGCACCCTGCAAACCCTGAAAGTGGTGGTTATTCCGGTCATGATTGCCGCCGCTGCGGCGCTGCTGCTCAGTCGTAGCCTGAACAGCTTAAGCCTCGGCAGCGATACGGCAACCGCGCTGGGCAATAAAGTCGCACGTACCCAGCTCATCGGTTTGCTGGTCATTACCGTCCTGTGCGGCAGCGCGACGGCGGTCGTCGGCCCGATTGCCTTTATCGGCCTGATGATGCCGCATCTGTCCCGCTGGCTGATGGGGGCCGATCACCGCTGGTCCCTACCCGCCACGCTGCTGGCGACGCCCTCGTTGCTGCTGTTTGCTGATGTTCTCGGACGGCTGCTGGTGCCGGGTGAACTGCGGGTTTCGGTGGTCAGCGCGTTTATCGGCGCGCCGGTGCTGATCTGGCTGGTTCGCCGCCGCCAGGCGGGAGGTCTGCGATGA
- the entS gene encoding enterobactin transporter EntS, with amino-acid sequence MNRQSWLLNLSLLKTHPAFRAVFLARFISILSLGLLGVAVPVQIQMMTHSTWQVGLSVTLTGSAMFIGLMVGGVLADRYERKKVILLARGTCGIGFIGLCLNALLPEPSLVAIYLLGLWDGFFASLGVTALLAATPALVGRENLMQAGAITMLTVRLGSVISPMLGGILLASGGVAWNYGLAAAGTFITLLPLLSLPALPPPPQPREHPLKSLVAGFQFLLRSPLIGGIALLGGLLTMASAVRVLYPALAINWHMSAGQIGLLYAAIPLGAALGALTSGRLAQRERPGLIMLATTVGSFLAIGLFALMPFWILGALCLALFGWLSAISSLLQYTLIQTQTPESMLGRINGLWTAQNVTGDAIGAALLGGLGAIMTPATSASVSGFALVATGAVLLLVLNELRRFRQSPPSVEATGS; translated from the coding sequence ATGAACCGACAATCCTGGCTACTGAATTTAAGCCTGCTAAAGACACATCCTGCTTTTCGCGCCGTTTTTCTCGCCCGCTTTATTTCTATTCTCTCGCTTGGTTTGCTGGGCGTGGCTGTCCCCGTGCAAATCCAGATGATGACCCATTCTACCTGGCAGGTCGGACTTTCCGTCACGTTAACCGGCAGCGCGATGTTTATTGGCCTGATGGTCGGCGGCGTGCTGGCCGACCGCTATGAGCGCAAAAAAGTGATCCTGCTGGCGCGCGGCACCTGCGGTATCGGCTTTATCGGCCTGTGCCTTAATGCGCTGTTGCCTGAGCCGTCACTGGTGGCGATCTATTTATTAGGTTTATGGGACGGCTTTTTCGCCTCGCTCGGCGTCACCGCGCTGCTGGCGGCAACGCCTGCGCTGGTCGGGCGGGAAAATCTGATGCAGGCCGGGGCGATTACCATGCTGACCGTGCGACTGGGATCGGTGATCTCGCCAATGCTGGGCGGCATCCTGCTGGCGAGCGGCGGCGTGGCGTGGAACTACGGCCTGGCGGCGGCAGGCACCTTCATTACCCTGCTGCCGTTGCTGAGCCTGCCTGCGCTGCCGCCTCCGCCGCAGCCGCGCGAACATCCGCTGAAATCGCTGGTGGCTGGTTTTCAGTTTTTACTCCGCAGTCCGCTGATTGGCGGTATTGCGCTGCTCGGCGGGTTACTGACCATGGCAAGCGCCGTGCGGGTGCTGTATCCGGCGCTGGCGATTAACTGGCACATGTCCGCCGGACAAATAGGGTTATTATATGCCGCCATCCCGCTGGGCGCGGCACTGGGCGCATTGACCAGCGGCAGACTGGCGCAGCGCGAGCGACCGGGGCTGATTATGCTCGCCACTACAGTGGGATCGTTTCTGGCGATTGGCCTGTTTGCGCTGATGCCGTTCTGGATACTGGGCGCGCTGTGCCTGGCGCTGTTCGGCTGGCTGAGCGCCATCAGTTCGCTGCTGCAATATACGCTGATCCAGACCCAGACGCCGGAAAGTATGCTGGGTCGCATCAACGGATTATGGACGGCGCAAAACGTCACCGGCGATGCCATCGGCGCGGCGCTGCTGGGGGGACTCGGTGCCATTATGACGCCCGCGACCTCTGCCAGCGTCAGCGGGTTTGCGCTGGTGGCGACAGGCGCTGTGCTGCTGCTGGTGCTGAACGAATTGCGGCGCTTTCGCCAGTCGCCTCCCTCCGTGGAAGCCACCGGCAGCTAA
- the fepB gene encoding Fe2+-enterobactin ABC transporter substrate-binding protein produces MNFLSLRRNALLTLCLFLFGVTSVLAADWPRQIADSRGSQTLDHKPLRIVSTSVTLTGSLLAIDAPVIASGATTPNNRVADDQGFLRQWGNVAKQRQLARLYIGEPSAEAVAAQMPDLILISATGGDSALALYDQLSTIAPTLVINYDDKSWQALLTELGHITGQEKQAAARIAEFDRQLATVKQQMKLPPQPVSALVYTAAAHSANLWTADSAQGKLLQQLGFTLATLPAGLYTSQSQGKRHDIIQLGGENLAAGLNGQSLFLFAGDQKDADAIYANPLLSHLPAVQHKQVWALGTETFRLDYYSAMLVLQRLASQFK; encoded by the coding sequence GTGAATTTTCTCTCTTTACGGCGCAACGCGCTGCTGACGCTGTGCCTTTTTCTTTTCGGAGTAACCTCAGTGCTGGCGGCTGACTGGCCGCGGCAGATCGCCGACAGCCGCGGTAGCCAGACGCTCGATCACAAGCCGCTGCGCATTGTCTCTACCAGCGTCACCCTCACCGGTTCCCTGCTGGCGATTGATGCGCCGGTGATCGCCAGCGGGGCGACCACCCCGAATAACCGCGTCGCCGACGACCAGGGCTTTTTACGCCAGTGGGGCAACGTGGCAAAACAACGCCAGCTCGCGCGCCTGTACATCGGCGAACCCAGCGCCGAAGCGGTGGCAGCGCAAATGCCGGATCTGATCCTGATTAGCGCCACCGGCGGTGATTCCGCGCTGGCACTTTACGACCAGCTTTCGACGATTGCCCCGACGCTGGTCATTAATTACGACGATAAAAGCTGGCAGGCGCTGTTAACCGAACTGGGCCACATCACCGGCCAGGAAAAACAGGCCGCCGCCCGTATTGCCGAGTTCGATCGCCAGCTTGCGACCGTCAAACAGCAGATGAAACTGCCGCCGCAGCCGGTCAGCGCGCTGGTGTATACCGCCGCGGCCCATAGCGCGAATCTGTGGACCGCCGACTCAGCGCAGGGCAAGCTCCTGCAACAGCTCGGCTTTACGCTGGCGACGCTGCCTGCCGGGCTGTACACCAGCCAGAGCCAGGGTAAACGCCACGACATTATCCAGCTCGGCGGCGAAAATCTGGCGGCGGGCCTTAACGGTCAGTCGCTGTTCCTCTTTGCCGGCGACCAGAAGGACGCCGACGCGATTTACGCCAATCCGCTGCTTTCCCATCTTCCCGCAGTGCAACATAAACAGGTCTGGGCGCTGGGCACCGAGACGTTCCGCCTTGATTACTACAGCGCGATGCTGGTGTTGCAGCGTCTGGCGTCACAATTTAAATAA
- the entC gene encoding isochorismate synthase EntC gives METSLAEELQQAKATLSADRFLFMSPFRSFTTTGCFTRVNAPAEGGDLAHGAFQQALAKAFAQAKAAGIEKPVMVGAIPFDTTQPSELFIPERHETFSRKEKQHSARYAAQQSPLNITARREIPEQEEFMAMVARAAGLTATPEVDKVVLSRLIEIATDAPVNSGELLERLIAQNPASYNFHLPLSDGGVLLGASPELLLRKEGTQFNSLPLAGSARRQPDDVLDREAGNKLLASEKDRHEHDLVTQAMKTVLAPRSRHLTLPESPQLITTPTLWHLGTPITGECDAQENALSLACLLHPTPALSGFPHQVAKKLIAELEPFNRELFGGIVGWCDDEGNGEWVVTIRCARLYQNQIRLFAGAGIVPASSPVAEWRETGTKLSTMLNVFGLQ, from the coding sequence ATGGAAACGTCACTGGCTGAAGAGCTTCAGCAGGCAAAGGCGACGCTAAGCGCCGATCGCTTTCTTTTTATGTCGCCGTTCCGCAGTTTCACGACGACCGGCTGTTTTACGCGGGTGAATGCGCCCGCCGAAGGGGGAGACCTTGCGCACGGCGCATTCCAGCAGGCGCTGGCGAAGGCGTTTGCCCAGGCAAAAGCGGCGGGAATCGAAAAGCCGGTGATGGTCGGCGCGATCCCGTTCGATACCACCCAGCCCAGCGAACTGTTTATTCCCGAGCGCCATGAAACGTTCTCCCGTAAAGAGAAACAGCACTCCGCGCGCTACGCTGCGCAGCAGTCGCCGCTGAATATCACCGCGCGCCGCGAGATCCCGGAGCAGGAAGAATTTATGGCGATGGTCGCCCGCGCCGCCGGACTGACCGCCACGCCTGAGGTTGATAAAGTCGTTTTATCCCGCCTGATTGAGATTGCCACCGATGCGCCGGTTAACAGCGGTGAATTACTTGAGCGTCTGATTGCCCAGAATCCGGCCAGCTACAACTTCCATCTGCCGCTCAGCGACGGCGGCGTCCTGCTGGGGGCCAGCCCGGAACTGCTGTTGCGTAAAGAAGGCACCCAGTTTAACTCGCTGCCTCTGGCCGGTTCAGCACGGCGTCAGCCGGATGACGTGCTGGATCGCGAAGCGGGCAATAAGCTGCTGGCCTCGGAAAAAGATCGCCACGAGCACGATCTGGTGACCCAGGCGATGAAAACCGTGCTGGCACCGCGCAGCCGCCATTTGACGCTACCGGAATCGCCACAGCTGATCACTACGCCAACGTTATGGCATCTGGGCACGCCGATAACCGGCGAGTGTGACGCGCAGGAAAACGCGCTGTCGCTGGCCTGCCTGCTGCACCCGACGCCAGCGCTGAGCGGCTTCCCGCATCAGGTTGCGAAGAAACTGATTGCCGAACTGGAGCCGTTTAACCGCGAGCTGTTTGGCGGCATCGTCGGCTGGTGTGACGATGAAGGTAACGGCGAGTGGGTTGTGACGATCCGCTGCGCCCGGCTGTATCAGAATCAAATCCGGTTATTTGCCGGGGCGGGGATTGTTCCCGCGTCGTCTCCCGTCGCGGAGTGGCGAGAAACCGGCACCAAGCTTTCTACGATGCTGAACGTCTTCGGCTTACAGTAA
- the entE gene encoding (2,3-dihydroxybenzoyl)adenylate synthase EntE, translating to MSIPFTRWPDDLARRYREKGYWQDLPLTDILTRHAQSDSIAVIDGERHVSYRELHQASDNLAAALQRQGIKPGETALVQLGNVVELYITFFALLKLGVAPVMALFSHQRSELTAYAAQIEPALIVADREHALFASDAFLNQFVADCHSVRVVLLRHHQGEHDLGAAIAHPADDFIATPSPADEVAYFQLSGGTTGTPKLIPRTHNDYYYSVRRSNEICQFSERTRFLCALPAAHNYAISSPGALGVFLAQGTVVLAADPSATLCFPLIEKHRITVVPLVPPAVSLWLQALQDDGSKAQLASLELLQVGGARLPATLAARIVQEIGCQLQQVFGMAEGLVNYTRLDDPLDRILNTQGRPMCPDDEVWVADADGNPLPRGETGRLMTRGPYTFRGYFKSPEHNASAFDENGFYCSGDLIAIDEQGYITVQGREKDQINRGGEKIAAEEIENLLLRHESVIQAALVSMEDELMGEKSCAWLVVNAPLRAVQVRRFLREQGVAEYKLPDRVECVDALPLTPVGKVDKKQLRQWLASRSPV from the coding sequence ATGAGTATTCCTTTTACCCGCTGGCCAGACGATTTAGCTCGCCGCTATCGTGAAAAAGGCTACTGGCAGGATCTGCCGCTGACCGACATTCTGACCCGCCATGCGCAGAGCGATAGCATTGCGGTCATTGACGGCGAGCGCCATGTCAGCTATCGCGAGCTCCATCAGGCTTCGGATAATCTGGCCGCCGCATTACAGCGTCAGGGGATTAAGCCTGGAGAGACCGCGCTGGTACAGCTTGGCAACGTGGTCGAACTCTATATTACCTTCTTCGCGCTGCTGAAGCTGGGCGTCGCGCCGGTGATGGCGTTGTTCAGCCATCAGCGCTCGGAACTGACCGCCTACGCCGCACAAATCGAACCAGCGCTGATCGTGGCCGACCGTGAGCACGCGCTGTTTGCCAGCGATGCGTTTCTGAATCAGTTTGTGGCCGACTGCCACTCCGTCCGGGTGGTGCTGCTACGTCATCATCAGGGCGAACACGATCTCGGCGCGGCCATTGCACACCCGGCAGACGATTTTATCGCCACGCCGTCACCGGCAGACGAGGTGGCGTATTTCCAGCTCTCCGGCGGCACGACCGGCACGCCGAAACTGATCCCGCGTACCCATAACGACTATTACTACAGCGTGCGGCGCAGTAATGAAATCTGTCAGTTTAGCGAGCGGACCCGTTTTTTATGCGCGCTTCCGGCGGCGCATAACTACGCCATCAGTTCCCCCGGCGCGCTCGGCGTGTTTCTGGCGCAAGGCACCGTGGTGCTGGCCGCCGATCCCAGCGCTACGCTCTGTTTCCCGCTGATTGAAAAGCATCGCATCACGGTGGTACCGCTGGTGCCGCCTGCGGTAAGCCTGTGGTTACAGGCGCTACAGGACGATGGCAGTAAGGCTCAACTCGCCTCGCTGGAGCTGCTTCAGGTCGGCGGGGCGCGTCTGCCCGCAACGCTTGCGGCGCGCATTGTGCAGGAGATTGGCTGCCAGCTTCAGCAGGTCTTCGGCATGGCGGAAGGGCTGGTCAACTATACCCGGCTGGACGATCCGCTGGATCGCATTCTCAACACCCAGGGCCGCCCGATGTGCCCGGACGATGAAGTGTGGGTGGCGGATGCCGACGGCAATCCGCTGCCGCGCGGCGAAACAGGCCGTCTGATGACCCGTGGCCCGTATACCTTTCGCGGCTATTTCAAAAGCCCGGAGCACAACGCCAGCGCCTTTGATGAAAATGGCTTTTACTGCTCCGGCGATCTGATCGCGATTGATGAGCAGGGCTACATCACTGTGCAGGGCCGGGAAAAAGATCAGATCAACCGCGGCGGCGAAAAAATCGCTGCCGAAGAGATCGAGAACCTGCTGCTGCGTCACGAGTCGGTGATCCAGGCCGCGCTGGTCAGTATGGAAGATGAGCTGATGGGCGAAAAAAGCTGCGCGTGGCTGGTGGTTAACGCGCCGCTGCGCGCGGTACAGGTCCGCCGTTTCCTGCGTGAGCAGGGCGTTGCCGAATACAAACTGCCGGATCGCGTGGAGTGCGTAGACGCGCTGCCGCTCACCCCGGTCGGTAAAGTGGATAAAAAACAGTTGCGTCAATGGCTGGCGTCCCGTTCGCCGGTCTGA
- a CDS encoding isochorismatase yields MAIPKLQAYALPTASDMPDNKVSWSVDPARAALLIHDMQDYFISFWGDNCPMMEQVVANIAALRQYCKQHNIPVYYTAQPKEQSAEDRALLNDMWGPGLTRSPEQQKIVDALAPDESDTVLVKWRYSAFHRSPLEAQLKATGRNQLIITGVYAHIGCMTTATDAFMRDIQPFMVADALADFSREEHLMALNYVAGRSGRVVMTEELLPAPVPKSKDALRALILPLLDESDEPLDDENLIDYGLDSVRMMALAARWRKVHGDIDFVMLAKNPTLDAWWALLSREVK; encoded by the coding sequence ATGGCCATTCCAAAACTACAGGCGTACGCGCTGCCCACCGCCAGCGATATGCCGGATAACAAAGTCAGCTGGTCCGTTGATCCCGCACGGGCGGCGCTGCTGATCCACGATATGCAGGATTATTTCATCAGCTTCTGGGGCGATAACTGCCCGATGATGGAGCAGGTGGTCGCCAATATCGCCGCGCTGCGCCAGTACTGCAAACAGCACAATATTCCGGTGTACTACACCGCCCAGCCGAAAGAGCAGAGCGCTGAAGATCGCGCGTTGCTCAATGATATGTGGGGGCCGGGGCTGACCCGTTCGCCGGAGCAGCAAAAAATCGTCGACGCGCTGGCCCCGGATGAAAGCGACACCGTGCTGGTGAAATGGCGCTACAGCGCATTTCATCGCTCGCCGCTGGAAGCGCAGCTTAAGGCCACGGGACGCAATCAGCTGATCATCACCGGGGTTTATGCTCATATCGGCTGCATGACCACCGCCACCGACGCCTTTATGCGCGATATTCAGCCGTTTATGGTCGCCGACGCGCTGGCTGATTTCAGCCGCGAGGAGCACCTGATGGCGCTGAACTACGTTGCAGGGCGCTCGGGACGCGTAGTCATGACCGAAGAACTGTTGCCTGCGCCAGTGCCGAAGAGTAAAGACGCCCTGCGTGCGCTGATCCTGCCGCTGCTGGATGAATCCGATGAACCGCTGGATGACGAAAACCTGATCGACTACGGGCTGGATTCGGTGCGCATGATGGCGCTGGCGGCGCGCTGGCGGAAAGTCCATGGCGATATTGATTTTGTGATGCTGGCGAAAAACCCCACCCTGGATGCCTGGTGGGCGCTGCTGTCCCGCGAGGTGAAGTGA
- the entA gene encoding 2,3-dihydro-2,3-dihydroxybenzoate dehydrogenase EntA, with protein sequence MPGFDFRGKTVWVTGAGKGIGYATAQAFVEAGATVTGFDITFPQGEYAFATETLDVADAAHVAEVCQRLLAACDRLDVLVNAAGILRMGPTDGLSLEDWQQTFAVNVGGAFNLFRQTMPQFRRQQGGAIVTVASDAAHTPRIGMSAYGASKAALKSLALTVGLELAASGVRCNLVSPGSTDTDMQRTLWVSDDAEQQRIRGFGEQYKLGIPLGKIARPQEIASTILFLASDLASHITLQDIVVDGGSTLGA encoded by the coding sequence ATGCCCGGTTTTGACTTTCGCGGTAAAACGGTGTGGGTGACCGGAGCCGGTAAAGGCATTGGTTATGCCACGGCGCAGGCATTTGTTGAGGCGGGCGCAACGGTCACCGGCTTCGATATAACGTTTCCGCAGGGTGAGTACGCTTTCGCCACCGAAACGCTGGATGTGGCGGATGCGGCGCATGTCGCTGAGGTGTGTCAGCGTCTGCTGGCCGCCTGCGATCGGCTGGACGTGCTGGTCAACGCGGCGGGCATTTTGCGCATGGGGCCAACGGATGGCCTCAGCCTTGAGGACTGGCAGCAGACCTTTGCCGTCAACGTCGGCGGCGCGTTTAATCTGTTCCGGCAGACCATGCCGCAGTTTCGCCGTCAGCAAGGCGGGGCGATAGTCACCGTGGCGTCCGATGCGGCGCACACGCCACGTATCGGCATGAGCGCCTACGGCGCGTCTAAAGCCGCGCTGAAAAGCCTGGCCCTGACGGTGGGACTGGAGCTGGCGGCAAGCGGCGTGCGCTGTAACCTGGTGTCGCCGGGCTCCACCGATACCGACATGCAGCGTACGCTGTGGGTCAGCGACGACGCGGAACAGCAGCGCATTCGCGGTTTTGGCGAGCAGTACAAGCTCGGCATTCCGCTCGGCAAGATCGCCCGTCCGCAGGAGATTGCCAGTACCATTCTGTTTCTTGCCTCCGATCTCGCCAGCCATATCACGCTTCAGGATATCGTGGTGGACGGCGGTTCAACGCTTGGAGCCTGA
- the entH gene encoding proofreading thioesterase EntH: MIWKRHLTLDELNATSLNTMVAHLGIVYTRIGDDMLEADMPVDTRTHQPFGLLHGGASAALAETLGSMAGYLMTRDGQCVVGMELNASHHRAVSQGKVRGVCQPLHLGRQHQSWEIVVFDEQGRRCCTCRLSTAVLG, from the coding sequence ATGATCTGGAAACGCCATTTAACCCTGGATGAACTCAACGCCACCAGCCTGAACACCATGGTGGCGCATCTCGGTATCGTCTATACCCGCATCGGCGATGATATGCTGGAGGCCGACATGCCGGTGGATACCCGCACCCATCAGCCGTTCGGCCTGCTGCACGGCGGTGCCTCGGCGGCGCTGGCGGAAACGCTGGGATCGATGGCCGGTTATCTGATGACCCGCGACGGTCAGTGCGTGGTAGGAATGGAACTTAACGCCTCGCATCACCGCGCGGTATCGCAGGGGAAAGTGCGCGGCGTCTGCCAGCCGTTGCATCTCGGCCGTCAGCATCAGAGCTGGGAGATCGTGGTCTTCGACGAGCAGGGAAGACGTTGCTGCACCTGCCGTTTGAGTACGGCGGTGCTGGGATGA